A stretch of Cucumis sativus cultivar 9930 chromosome 2, Cucumber_9930_V3, whole genome shotgun sequence DNA encodes these proteins:
- the LOC101212671 gene encoding uncharacterized protein LOC101212671, whose translation MWASQIYKWISIHAGRRCTLDMAAASTALILPINGGNLPPSQYLSFRHTLPSATFSRLGWSRDAGRSTRRTRGQAFRISNVSPGRDGLIKQVIMVDPLEAKRMAAKEMEKIKAKEKFKRRRQIEAINGAWAMIGLTAGLVIEGRTGKGILAQLADYFSILINFFIR comes from the exons ATGTGGGCATCTCAAATCTATAAATGGATAAGCATCCATGCAGGAAGGCGTTGCACTTTGGACATGGCTGCTGCTTCCACTGCGCTGATTCTCCCCATCAATGGAGGAAACCTTCCGCCTTCCCAATACCTCTCTTTTCGCCATACTCTCCCTTCTGCTACTTTCTCCAG GTTGGGTTGGAGTAGGGATGCTGGCAGAAGTACTCGTAGAACGAGGGGTCAAGCATTTCGAATCTCTAAT GTCTCGCCTGGTAGGGATGGATTAATCAAGCAGGTGATTATGGTTGACCCTTTGGAAGCCAAACGTATGGCAGcgaaagaaatggaaaagatCAAAGCAAAAGAGAAGTTCAAG AGAAGACGTCAAATAGAAGCAATTAATGGAGCATGGGCAATGATCGGTCTGACGGCTGGGCTTGTCATTGAAGGTCGAACCGGAAAAGGAATTCTAGCTCAG TTGGCTGACTACTTCAGCATCCTTATCAACTTCTTCATACGGTAA